The Castanea sativa cultivar Marrone di Chiusa Pesio chromosome 4, ASM4071231v1 sequence GGTGCCAACGCCTTATTCATGTCAAATGTCACACTAAAATGGCGAAAGAATATGGTGATGTTTGTGATCTGGGTCCTCTTAGAAGGATTATTCTTTCTCCACTCTGTGTGAAAGAAGTTATTGAAGAAAACACTGAAGGTGAAGTGCTAAGTTCTATAGCCAAGGAATTTATATCTTCCTCTGTTCATAGCCAGATGAGACGAAGGAACCACCGTAGCAAACATGGAAATGTTCGTTCTGTTAAGTTGCAAGATGCCTCAGTGACTGATACAGCTGTCGGAAAAGTGCTTAATGGCCTTGCTGGTTTGAAGAGATCTGGTGGTGATTTCAATATCGATCTAAAGAAGAGTGGCAATGCAGTTAGTGTAAAGCGTATCCATAATGGGtcagtaccaaaaaaaaatggaactgCCACCTATTGTCAAATCAAAAGATATCAACTGGTTGATTTGCCACAGGATGCAAGACCTCTTTTGGTCTTTATAAATGCCAGGAGTGGAGGTCAACATGGGCCTACTCTTCAGAGGAGACTGAACATGCTATTAAACCCTGTACAGGTGATTTTTTGAGTGCTGTAGTAGCATTTTGTTTATACGTTACATGAATCAATGACTGTAGAAAACTAATTAGTGATATTAAATGCCTTATTTCATTGTACTCTTTAGTCTCTCTTGAAGATGTTATAATACATAGGTTTCCCTGGATTATGAACAAGTTAATTGCTGTTGTGCATTACACATATcataacaaattaattttagtGTGACATTTGACGCTAAAATTCAGTTTTACACATTTGTTCtcttttacctatcaaaaaaaaaaaactattttggcttGTTGAAGAGCCTTTTGGGCCCATGCCCTTCCTCCTTTGCTCTCCAAAGAATACAacacacaaaccaaacaaataagCCAGGTTACTGTTCTTTGTTCTGTACCCTGCATATATTTAACTATAGTTTAGCTTTGCTACAATGCTAACCTTAAGTACATCTAGTGGTTCCCAGGGCCTTAAAGATAAACGAGGTCTTGAGTTCAAAAATCCTAACAGCATCTTGAGGCTGCCCTTTGTTGGGGTGGGGGAACTACACACACCCAGTTGAATAGTCTGGTGCTCGAAGAGCTCTAAACACTCATgttagccaaaaaataaaaagaattctTGCTACAATGCTATGCAAGAATGACTTGTAGTTTCTTGGAATAGCTGAATTAATTTTCCTCAATATTCAATAAACTGTTAGGCTGCACATAAATGACTCTTTCTGCACTGagttttcaattaaaaaagtaaataaaataatattttggcaACATCACTAATTCCTCCTGGTCATCTCATCATCTGCACACTATAATGGTTTTATGGTACCAGGAAACCTCTGTTAGGGTATGAATCTATTGCCCTAATCACTCTATGATTTAGATAGGAATCATTGGATGATCCTAAATGTTTTAAACTTCTGCTCTATTAGGCAACACAATGatctataattgttttttatacCTTGGACAATAATTTTATCAGTATCATAAGGTGACCTGTAAGACCAAAATAGGCTAAAGATGTAGAAGTTGTTTCTCAGATGCTATCTTCTCTCTCtcgccaatgagctctagctcaactggcacctcCTCCCCCTTGAGTtttaggtggagggtgaggttgtgggttcaagacccatttggtgtgtgtaacttaccaatgaaaaagaaaaatgctatatTTTCAAGACCCATTTTGTCTGAGTTTTTACTATTCCTATTTGCAGATTTTTGAATTGAGTGCATCTCATGGCCCTGAGGTGGGTTTAGATTTGTTCAAAAATGTGCaatattttagggttttggTCTGTGGTGGAGATGGCACCGTTTCATGGGTTCTTGATGCAATCGAGAAGTACAATTTTGAATCACCTCCACCTGTTGCTATTCTTCCGCTTGGTACAGGAAATGATTTGTCAAGGGTACTGCAATGGGGAAGAGGTTTCTCTACAGTTAATGGACAAGGTGGCTTGACCACACTTTTGCAGGACATAAATCACGCTGCAGTTACAATGCTAGATCGCTGGAAAGTTGATATAAGAGAGGAAAACGGAGAAGGAAATCCTGATAAAGTACAATCAAAGTTCATGATGAACTATTTAGGTATTTATCtgaagttacttttttttagtgCTCTTTTCCTGGGTCAATCTGATCTTCGCTACTTTTTATGTTCTAGGTATTGGGTGTGATGCAAAGGTTGCATATGAATTTCATGTTACTCGGGAGATAAATCCTGAAAAGTTTTGTAGTCAGGTAGCTATACTACTTTCtgttcatcctttttttttggttgaataatTATTGAGTCCATGTTGTAATAATTTCTTGAATCTTTTGCATTTACACTGACACTTTAAAAGACCAGATGTGATTTTTCGAAAGTGTCTACAAGTTTACATAGTTTACTCAATGGTTTATTCTTGGACTGGGACATTAGGGTAGTCAGTGTGCCTTGCCTTGAAATAAGGTTGGCTGGCTGAGTTTCATTAATAGGTTGATTGAATTTGTTTTATACATCATGGCTACAAACAAGAATGACCTGTCAATAAGGTGACGCATATATCTATCAACGCAATATGAGTTTGAAAGAGAGAAgtggaaaaaaattgtttactcAGTTTGCATACTGCAATGTTTTTGGTTaatcttttgttcttttcttcttgggagAATTACAGTGATGGGTTTAACCATAGTAGTTCTTTGAGAGGCTTGTTATCTTTAATATGTTGTTTAGCTTTAAAATTTTCTGACTAAAATTTTGTGACCAGTTTGTGAATAAATTACGATATGCCAAAGAAGGTGCCAGGGATATAATGGATAGAACTTGTGCTGACTTACCATGGCAAGTTTGGCTAGAAGTTGATGGGAAAGACATTGAGATTCCAAAGGTACAGTATTATTaatgatcctttttttttttatccaatttaTTTGCTTTCATGTTGTAATTGCCACTGTTTGCTAATCCTTTTCCTGCACCAGGATTCTGAGGGTTTAATTGTCCTCAACATTGGCAGTTATATGGGTGGAGTAGATCTTTGGCAAAATGACAATGAGCATGATGATGATTTTCGTCTGCAGACCATGCATGATAAATTGCTTGAGGTTGTATGTGTTTGTGGAGCATGGCACCTTGGCAAACTTCAGGTCTGAGATTCTTCTTATATCGTTTGCTTCTCAATACTGGCATGTTTTATTAAcctaatattattttctttttcattgtaCTGTGCTAGTATGTATTTGAAtctcccaaaattttaaaattataatataattattcaatttctctccctctcatgTGCGCACACTAAAAGATTTTAATAATCTCAAATAAGCACATTGCTCATGCAGAAAATAGGAACACATTGGCGCCTGCTTTTTGCTTTTGAAAGCACTAGTTAAGACACTCCATATAAATTACTTGAAGAATAGTTCAATTATATTTGATAACTAAAGCCTGACTactcattaattattataaatgaaGTGTTTGAAACTGCATTTTCATTAGGGGTGATCATATACTCAGCCACATTGACCAGGTCTGAGTCGAATTGTTGTGGGTGATTTTGGTAAAAGAAGAGCTCGgaagtttttaaaatattttttggttgaatattTTCTGTGTGTTGTTTGATGATTGAATTTCAATCATTTTGGTAAGAAGAGCTAGGAGTGAATGGGAGCTTGAGGTAGAGGGTGTTAGACTGGGGATTTGACAGACACCCTTCTGCTCACCTAAAAGTGTAACGCGGACGATTAAGAAGCATAA is a genomic window containing:
- the LOC142631522 gene encoding diacylglycerol kinase 2 — its product is MDIRFTMIDLRNSLAWLLICSDAYGPFIFKWLVTGSFGLLAVIYAFLKWQKRKSLKWVEAAAKAKKKVWKNLKVPLSHHMWIEDFADGEQPSMCYVCLNSLVSLQNLGTKASSQTLVHRCSVCGVAAHFYCSQLTENDCKCVAQAGLNHVRHHWSERWGDMDDNPEMSAFCFYCDEPCGVPFLDASPTWHCLWCQRLIHVKCHTKMAKEYGDVCDLGPLRRIILSPLCVKEVIEENTEGEVLSSIAKEFISSSVHSQMRRRNHRSKHGNVRSVKLQDASVTDTAVGKVLNGLAGLKRSGGDFNIDLKKSGNAVSVKRIHNGSVPKKNGTATYCQIKRYQLVDLPQDARPLLVFINARSGGQHGPTLQRRLNMLLNPVQIFELSASHGPEVGLDLFKNVQYFRVLVCGGDGTVSWVLDAIEKYNFESPPPVAILPLGTGNDLSRVLQWGRGFSTVNGQGGLTTLLQDINHAAVTMLDRWKVDIREENGEGNPDKVQSKFMMNYLGIGCDAKVAYEFHVTREINPEKFCSQFVNKLRYAKEGARDIMDRTCADLPWQVWLEVDGKDIEIPKDSEGLIVLNIGSYMGGVDLWQNDNEHDDDFRLQTMHDKLLEVVCVCGAWHLGKLQVGLSQARRLAQGKVIRIHASSPFPVQIDGEPFIKQPGCLEISHHDQVFMLRRASEEPRGHPAAIMAEVLLEAECKGIINASQKKVLLQEMALHLS